From Blattabacterium cuenoti, a single genomic window includes:
- a CDS encoding MATE family efflux transporter yields the protein MVGFLGKKALASVSLANSVFFIVIIFGLGISTAISSLIASIDVKQEYKKGAIIFHHGLILNFFLSIFMYGFIHIFCYIFPYLKQPKEILNETIYFLKIVSISLIPWMIFEVFRKFSEGLSLVLPSLIITWISAFINIILNYIFLYGKCGFSKLGIIGVAYATLISRTFMLIGIFIFLYKYKKVHNYYNQLKYFFFDKKYIKKILKIGIPSGLHMLFEMCAFAISSFISGKCGVKVLAAHQIVLNLVSSTFLLSTGLSVAATVRIGNQFALKNYLELKIIGKSIFFMGGILMLICSFLFFFLKSYIPYIYIKNDDEVIKLAEKMIMIASFFQLSDGLQGIILGALRGLQDVHIPMWISFFSYCIIAIPTAWFLSIKMGGIGVWIGLGIGLTISAILLFIRYKTIIQKLLKKSTII from the coding sequence ATGGTAGGTTTTTTAGGAAAAAAAGCTTTAGCTTCAGTTTCGTTGGCTAATTCTGTTTTTTTTATTGTCATTATTTTTGGATTGGGAATATCTACAGCAATTTCTTCTTTAATAGCATCAATAGATGTAAAACAAGAATATAAAAAAGGGGCTATTATTTTTCACCATGGATTAATTTTAAATTTTTTTCTATCCATATTTATGTATGGATTCATACATATATTTTGTTATATTTTTCCATACTTAAAACAACCTAAAGAAATACTAAATGAAACAATTTATTTTTTGAAAATAGTATCCATATCTCTTATTCCTTGGATGATTTTTGAAGTTTTTAGAAAATTTTCAGAAGGATTATCTTTAGTCCTTCCTAGTTTAATTATAACTTGGATTTCTGCTTTTATTAATATTATACTAAATTATATTTTTCTTTACGGAAAATGTGGTTTTTCGAAATTAGGGATTATTGGCGTTGCTTATGCAACTTTAATATCTCGTACTTTTATGCTGATAGGTATTTTTATTTTTTTGTATAAATATAAAAAAGTACATAACTATTACAATCAATTAAAATATTTTTTTTTTGATAAAAAATATATAAAAAAAATATTGAAAATAGGAATTCCGTCTGGATTACATATGTTGTTTGAAATGTGTGCTTTTGCCATTTCCTCTTTTATATCAGGTAAATGTGGAGTTAAAGTATTGGCGGCTCATCAAATAGTTTTAAATTTAGTTTCTTCTACTTTTCTTTTAAGTACAGGTTTATCTGTGGCTGCTACAGTGAGGATAGGAAATCAATTCGCTCTAAAAAATTATTTAGAATTAAAAATAATAGGAAAATCTATTTTTTTTATGGGAGGAATTCTTATGTTGATTTGCAGTTTTTTATTTTTCTTCTTAAAAAGTTATATTCCTTATATTTATATAAAAAATGATGATGAAGTTATTAAACTTGCAGAAAAAATGATTATGATTGCTAGTTTTTTTCAATTATCTGATGGATTACAAGGAATTATTCTTGGAGCATTAAGAGGATTACAAGACGTTCATATTCCTATGTGGATCAGTTTTTTTTCTTATTGTATAATTGCTATACCTACAGCATGGTTTTTATCAATTAAAATGGGAGGAATAGGAGTGTGGATTGGATTAGGTATAGGATTAACTATATCTGCTATATTGCTTTTTATCAGATATAAAACAATAATTCAAAAATTACTCAAAAAAAGTACAATAATTTAA
- a CDS encoding zinc metallopeptidase: MTYYLIVGITFLISLIVNTILKNKFRVYSKLYLDSHMSGKEIAEKMLTDHGIWDVKVLSVEGELTDHYNPMNKTINLSEKVYNDKTAAAVAVSAHECGHALQHRLGYNLLKLRNHLIPILNFSSRFVNIAIMSGLTVFYSSGGKDSLILKLGIGLFFLVVVFSLITLPIEFDASNRALTWLRNKNVVNHQEYHKAKESLNWAAMTYVVSALGSLAQLIYFLSIFTGDKKDEHF; encoded by the coding sequence ATGACTTACTATTTAATTGTTGGAATTACTTTTTTGATAAGTCTTATTGTGAATACAATATTAAAAAATAAATTCAGAGTTTATTCTAAACTTTATTTAGATTCACATATGAGTGGAAAAGAAATAGCAGAAAAAATGTTAACTGATCATGGAATATGGGATGTTAAGGTCCTTTCTGTTGAAGGGGAATTAACTGATCATTATAATCCTATGAATAAAACAATTAACTTAAGTGAAAAAGTTTATAACGATAAAACGGCAGCTGCCGTTGCAGTATCTGCTCATGAATGTGGTCATGCTTTACAACATAGATTAGGCTATAATTTATTAAAATTACGAAATCATTTAATTCCCATTCTAAATTTTAGTTCTAGATTTGTGAACATAGCAATAATGTCTGGATTGACTGTTTTTTATAGTTCAGGAGGAAAAGATTCTTTAATTCTTAAATTAGGAATAGGTTTATTTTTTTTGGTTGTGGTTTTTTCTTTAATCACTCTACCTATAGAGTTTGATGCTAGTAATCGAGCTTTAACTTGGCTTAGAAATAAAAATGTAGTAAATCATCAAGAATATCATAAAGCAAAAGAATCACTAAATTGGGCTGCTATGACTTATGTTGTTTCTGCTTTAGGTAGTTTAGCTCAATTAATATATTTTTTGTCTATTTTTACTGGTGATAAAAAAGATGAACATTTTTAA
- a CDS encoding NAD(P)/FAD-dependent oxidoreductase — protein MNIPRVNHLKRVVIIGSGFAGLQVAKKLRRDKFQVVLIDKNNYHTFQPLLYQVATAGLEPDSIAHSIRNIIRKTKNFFFRLAIVHSINTKEQKVYTNVGDLSYDYLIMATGSVTNYFGNKNIESFALPMKSIPEALNLRSLILQDFESALLTKNKKKKERLMTFVIVGGGPTGVELAGALAEMKKYVLPHDYPDLDIQYMNIHLLQATSRLLDGMSKQSAQQAYKNLEKLGVIIWLNCLVKDYNGEIVFMEKNQKIESSNVIWAAGVKGAIMKGFLKEDIEGNRILVDNYLKTIRYKNIFAIGDVAYMNDNKHYPNGHPMTAQPAIQQGNYLAKNLNYFLFLDNSKMKPFVYKNLGSMATIGRNKAVCDFPYLKLKGFLAWIVWMFVHLVSLVGFRNRVIALTNWIIQYFHYHKSVRLIIRPFHRKKKII, from the coding sequence ATGAATATACCAAGAGTAAACCATCTAAAAAGAGTCGTTATTATTGGTTCTGGATTCGCTGGATTACAAGTAGCGAAAAAATTAAGAAGAGATAAATTTCAAGTAGTTCTTATAGATAAAAATAATTATCATACTTTTCAACCTTTATTATATCAAGTAGCGACAGCAGGATTAGAACCAGATTCTATAGCACATTCTATTAGAAATATTATTAGAAAAACTAAAAACTTCTTTTTTAGATTGGCTATTGTCCATTCTATTAACACAAAGGAGCAAAAAGTATATACAAATGTAGGAGATTTATCCTATGATTATTTAATTATGGCTACAGGGTCTGTTACCAATTATTTTGGAAATAAAAACATAGAATCTTTTGCTTTACCCATGAAATCTATTCCAGAAGCTTTAAATTTAAGAAGTCTTATTTTACAAGATTTTGAATCCGCTTTATTAACAAAAAATAAGAAGAAAAAAGAAAGACTTATGACTTTCGTTATTGTAGGTGGAGGACCTACTGGAGTTGAATTAGCTGGAGCTTTAGCTGAAATGAAAAAATATGTTTTACCTCATGATTATCCTGATTTAGACATTCAATATATGAATATTCATTTGTTACAAGCTACTTCTAGATTATTAGATGGAATGTCTAAACAATCAGCTCAACAAGCTTACAAAAATTTGGAAAAATTGGGTGTTATTATTTGGCTTAATTGTTTAGTTAAAGATTATAATGGAGAAATAGTTTTTATGGAAAAAAATCAAAAAATAGAATCTTCAAATGTAATATGGGCAGCAGGAGTTAAAGGCGCTATAATGAAAGGTTTTTTAAAAGAAGATATAGAAGGAAATAGAATTTTAGTAGATAATTATCTTAAGACTATAAGATATAAAAATATTTTTGCGATTGGAGATGTAGCTTATATGAATGATAATAAACATTATCCAAATGGTCATCCTATGACAGCTCAACCTGCTATACAACAAGGTAATTATTTAGCTAAAAACTTAAATTATTTTTTATTTTTAGATAACTCAAAAATGAAACCTTTTGTTTACAAAAATTTGGGTTCTATGGCAACCATAGGTAGAAATAAAGCCGTGTGTGATTTCCCTTATTTAAAACTAAAAGGTTTTTTGGCGTGGATTGTATGGATGTTTGTTCATTTAGTCAGCTTAGTTGGTTTTAGAAATAGAGTAATAGCTTTAACAAATTGGATTATTCAATACTTTCATTATCATAAAAGTGTACGTCTAATTATAAGACCATTTCATAGAAAAAAAAAAATTATTTGA
- a CDS encoding 6-carboxytetrahydropterin synthase produces the protein MIATISRKGYFSASHRLYNNHWDNQKNIEIFGKCSHLNYHGHNYQYIVSLTGKIDAETGFVFNLQKLKNILYEEIEKIFDHKNINLDIKEFSSINPTIENVVIFMWNKINKKIPSDFHLKITLYETENNFVEYDGK, from the coding sequence ATGATAGCTACCATAAGCAGAAAAGGATATTTTAGTGCATCACACAGACTTTACAATAATCATTGGGATAATCAAAAAAATATTGAAATATTTGGAAAATGTTCACATTTAAATTATCATGGACATAATTATCAATACATTGTAAGTCTCACAGGAAAAATTGATGCGGAAACAGGTTTTGTTTTCAATTTACAAAAATTGAAAAATATTCTTTATGAAGAAATAGAGAAAATTTTTGATCATAAAAACATTAATTTAGACATCAAAGAATTTTCATCGATCAATCCAACTATAGAAAATGTAGTTATTTTCATGTGGAATAAAATAAATAAAAAAATACCTTCAGATTTTCATTTAAAAATAACATTATACGAAACGGAAAATAATTTTGTTGAATATGATGGAAAATAA
- the idi gene encoding isopentenyl-diphosphate Delta-isomerase gives MKKKKQYDKNDENLIPLIGMENKIIGFEKKEKIHIEGLLHSAVSVFIFNLKNDLMLQKRSSKKYHSSLLWTNTCCSHPKKNESVLKAAHRCLIEEMGFDCFLEQRFSFTYHKCFNNGLIENELDHVFVGYYEKSPTINFKEVDNWKWISLKKLIENIHAYPDSYTIWLKIIVQNYLNQLKYI, from the coding sequence ATGAAAAAAAAAAAACAATACGATAAAAACGATGAAAATCTTATTCCTTTAATTGGAATGGAAAATAAAATTATAGGATTTGAAAAAAAAGAAAAAATTCATATCGAAGGACTATTACATAGTGCTGTTTCTGTTTTTATTTTTAATTTAAAAAATGATTTAATGTTGCAAAAAAGATCTTCAAAAAAATATCATTCTTCCTTGCTTTGGACCAATACTTGTTGCAGTCATCCCAAAAAAAACGAATCTGTTTTAAAAGCAGCACATCGTTGCTTGATAGAAGAAATGGGTTTTGATTGTTTTTTAGAACAACGATTCAGTTTCACTTACCATAAGTGTTTTAATAATGGATTAATAGAAAATGAATTAGATCATGTTTTTGTCGGATATTATGAAAAATCTCCAACTATAAATTTTAAAGAAGTCGATAATTGGAAATGGATATCATTAAAAAAATTAATTGAAAATATCCATGCTTATCCAGATTCTTATACCATTTGGTTAAAAATTATTGTTCAAAATTATTTAAATCAATTAAAATATATTTAA
- the aroC gene encoding chorismate synthase has product MAGNIFGNLFRVSTFGESHGIALGGVIDGCPAGIKLNIKEIQYELNRRKPGQSSIVTQRNEPDKVDFLSGIFNNKTTGTPIGFIIYNKDHQSYDYDHIREVYRPSHSDLTYEKKYGIRDYRGGGRSSARETICRVVAGAIAKQLIKNITITSYVSSVGDISINKSYQELDLSRESIEKNSIRCPDPDTAEKMISKIKKTKSQGDTIGGIITCVIKNIPIGIGEPVFDKLHAELGKAMLSINAVKGFEYGSGFDGTKLTGSQHNDLFQKDEKTKTNLSGGIQGGISNGMDIYFRIAFKPVATIMKKQKTIDKHGNFVLMEGKGRHDPCVLPRAIPIVESMTALVLADYWMYTKLSKYSSIIN; this is encoded by the coding sequence ATGGCAGGAAATATTTTTGGAAATTTGTTCAGAGTTAGCACTTTCGGAGAAAGTCATGGAATAGCATTAGGTGGAGTGATTGATGGATGTCCAGCAGGAATAAAATTAAATATTAAAGAAATTCAATATGAATTAAATAGAAGAAAACCAGGACAATCATCTATTGTCACTCAAAGAAATGAACCTGATAAAGTTGATTTTTTATCCGGAATTTTTAATAATAAAACGACAGGAACTCCCATTGGATTTATTATTTATAATAAAGATCACCAGTCATATGATTATGATCATATTCGAGAAGTTTATCGTCCATCACATTCAGATTTGACATACGAAAAAAAATATGGAATAAGAGATTACAGAGGAGGAGGGCGGTCTTCTGCAAGAGAAACAATATGTCGAGTAGTAGCTGGGGCTATTGCTAAACAATTAATCAAAAATATTACAATTACATCTTATGTTTCTTCTGTAGGAGATATATCCATAAATAAATCTTATCAAGAACTAGATTTATCCAGAGAATCAATAGAAAAAAATTCGATAAGATGTCCTGATCCAGACACTGCAGAAAAAATGATATCTAAAATAAAAAAAACAAAAAGTCAAGGAGATACAATAGGAGGAATAATCACTTGTGTGATAAAAAATATTCCAATAGGAATTGGAGAACCTGTTTTTGACAAATTGCATGCTGAATTGGGAAAAGCGATGCTTTCAATTAATGCTGTAAAAGGTTTTGAATATGGGAGTGGATTTGATGGAACAAAACTAACTGGTTCTCAACACAATGATTTATTTCAAAAAGATGAAAAAACTAAAACAAATTTATCTGGAGGGATACAAGGAGGTATTTCAAATGGAATGGATATTTATTTTAGAATTGCATTTAAACCTGTAGCAACAATAATGAAAAAACAAAAAACTATAGATAAACATGGAAATTTTGTTCTTATGGAAGGAAAAGGAAGACATGATCCTTGTGTATTGCCTCGTGCAATTCCTATTGTTGAATCTATGACAGCTTTAGTTTTAGCCGATTATTGGATGTATACTAAATTATCTAAATATTCTTCAATTATAAATTGA
- the gcvT gene encoding glycine cleavage system aminomethyltransferase GcvT, with protein sequence MMENNKNIIKTILYDNHVNLGAKMVNYSGFYMPLQYTSSLIEHMHVRNYAGIFDVSHMGKFILKGKHSEDLIQYLTTNDLSKIKTGQAQYSCLINDKGGIIDDLVIYKISKEKFLIIVNSINIEKNKKWINDHINKKYHNIELIDTSRKYSLLAIQGPLSLFYAQKFTNISLEEICFYHFKIGEFSGIKDVLISRTGYTGSKGVEIYVSNENVKKIWNDVLKIKKIIPCGIASRNSLRLEMGYRLYGQDISENITPVEAGLSWIIKFEKEFIAKRILQKQKKEGKYKRLISFLVEEKNKIPRQGHLLVDENEKTIGYVTSGSFSPVLKKGIGIGYFFKNQKEINSVFIIIRKKKISIKMVKLPFIKINH encoded by the coding sequence ATGATGGAAAATAATAAAAATATTATAAAAACAATTTTATATGACAATCATGTCAATTTAGGAGCAAAAATGGTTAACTATTCCGGATTTTATATGCCACTTCAATATACTTCTTCTTTAATAGAACATATGCATGTAAGAAATTATGCTGGAATTTTTGATGTAAGTCATATGGGAAAATTTATATTAAAAGGAAAACACTCTGAAGATTTAATTCAATATTTAACCACAAATGATTTATCTAAAATAAAGACAGGACAAGCTCAATATAGTTGTTTAATTAATGATAAAGGAGGAATTATAGATGATTTAGTTATTTATAAAATATCAAAAGAAAAATTTTTGATTATAGTTAATTCTATTAATATAGAAAAAAATAAAAAATGGATAAATGATCATATTAATAAAAAATATCATAATATAGAATTGATAGATACTTCTAGAAAGTATTCTTTATTAGCTATTCAAGGACCATTATCGTTATTTTATGCTCAAAAGTTTACAAATATTTCATTAGAAGAAATTTGTTTTTATCATTTTAAAATAGGCGAATTTTCAGGAATAAAAGATGTATTAATTTCTCGTACAGGATACACAGGATCTAAAGGGGTAGAAATTTATGTTTCCAATGAAAATGTAAAAAAAATATGGAATGATGTTTTAAAAATAAAAAAAATAATTCCTTGTGGAATAGCAAGTAGAAATTCATTAAGGTTAGAAATGGGATACAGATTATATGGACAAGATATATCTGAAAATATAACCCCTGTAGAAGCTGGTTTATCTTGGATAATTAAATTTGAGAAAGAATTTATAGCAAAAAGAATATTACAGAAACAAAAAAAAGAAGGAAAATATAAAAGATTAATATCTTTTCTTGTTGAAGAAAAAAACAAAATTCCAAGACAAGGACATTTATTAGTAGATGAAAATGAAAAAACCATTGGTTATGTAACTTCTGGTTCCTTCTCTCCAGTTCTAAAAAAAGGCATTGGGATAGGATATTTTTTTAAAAATCAAAAAGAAATAAATTCTGTATTTATTATTATAAGAAAAAAGAAAATATCTATTAAGATGGTTAAATTACCTTTCATCAAAATAAATCATTAA
- a CDS encoding chorismate-binding protein produces the protein MSVKISVFSLYKKIIKNYFNHNNFVIFRKPYDKKIFFYSHYDSIYRNGKFFLIKNFNYDYTIKIYPKKVYCVDIHKYFHKKENIFSSFWEQNSSFLTLTYSCEYKNLIKKAVQNIKKGFFKKVVLSRFIKIPFRHFYFKNTFIKLIYTYPNALISLWYDFHHGFWIGCTPELLMKCYNKQLKIPALAGTIWGSNKWTKKEIEEHKIVVRYIIHLLKSYKGYIYIKKTKIIKVGHLKHLETPIFFSFYNNPNYYEILNRLYPTPSICGFPKIKSLDFIHKYEGYKRNFYTGYIGIVHKNNMELYLNLRCVRIKEDQKEMTLYAGSGITMDSNIHQEYMETENKMKNILSQLIFK, from the coding sequence ATGTCAGTAAAAATCAGTGTTTTTTCTTTGTATAAAAAAATTATTAAAAATTATTTTAACCATAATAATTTTGTTATTTTCAGAAAACCTTATGATAAAAAAATATTTTTTTATTCTCATTATGATTCTATATATAGAAATGGAAAATTTTTTTTAATTAAAAATTTTAATTACGATTATACCATAAAAATATACCCCAAAAAAGTTTATTGTGTGGATATTCATAAATATTTTCACAAAAAAGAGAATATTTTTTCATCTTTTTGGGAACAAAATTCTTCCTTTTTAACTTTAACATATTCTTGCGAATATAAAAATTTAATAAAAAAAGCCGTTCAAAATATAAAAAAAGGATTTTTCAAAAAAGTTGTTTTATCCAGATTTATTAAAATACCTTTTCGTCATTTTTATTTTAAAAATACATTTATAAAATTAATCTATACGTATCCTAATGCTTTAATTAGTCTTTGGTATGATTTTCATCATGGATTTTGGATAGGATGTACTCCTGAATTATTAATGAAATGTTATAATAAACAATTAAAAATTCCAGCTTTAGCAGGAACAATTTGGGGATCTAATAAATGGACAAAAAAAGAAATAGAAGAGCATAAAATTGTAGTAAGATATATTATTCATTTATTAAAATCTTATAAAGGATATATTTATATAAAAAAAACTAAAATCATAAAAGTAGGGCATTTAAAACATTTAGAAACTCCAATTTTTTTTTCTTTTTATAATAATCCTAATTATTATGAAATATTAAATCGTTTATATCCAACTCCTTCTATATGTGGATTTCCAAAAATCAAATCTTTAGATTTTATTCATAAATATGAAGGATACAAAAGAAATTTTTATACAGGATACATTGGAATCGTTCATAAAAATAATATGGAATTATATCTTAATTTAAGATGTGTAAGAATAAAAGAAGACCAAAAAGAAATGACTTTATATGCTGGCAGCGGAATTACTATGGATAGTAATATCCATCAAGAGTATATGGAAACAGAAAATAAAATGAAAAATATTCTTTCTCAACTTATTTTCAAATAA
- a CDS encoding hotdog fold thioesterase, whose product MKHIQELLNELNDLKKNTLINMMKIQFIFLSPKLDTLIAKMPIDHKMFQPFGYLHGGATMILAESVGSSISFINIKNEKKDNFNVFSIEISANHVRSTKKGILFAKAKIFHKGNSLHFVKVNIYNEKKTIISFCKLTNIIITKK is encoded by the coding sequence ATGAAACATATTCAAGAATTATTAAATGAACTAAACGATTTAAAAAAAAATACATTGATAAACATGATGAAGATTCAATTTATTTTTTTATCTCCTAAATTGGATACTTTGATAGCAAAAATGCCTATAGATCATAAAATGTTTCAGCCATTTGGATATCTACATGGAGGAGCGACTATGATTTTAGCTGAAAGTGTTGGAAGTTCTATTTCTTTTATCAATATAAAAAACGAAAAAAAAGATAATTTTAATGTTTTTAGTATTGAAATTTCTGCCAATCATGTTCGATCTACAAAAAAAGGAATTTTGTTTGCCAAAGCTAAAATTTTTCATAAAGGAAATTCTTTACATTTTGTCAAAGTTAATATTTATAATGAAAAAAAAACCATTATTAGCTTTTGTAAGCTAACTAATATTATAATTACCAAAAAATAA
- a CDS encoding 30S ribosomal protein THX — MGKGDKKTRRGKIRNKTYGNLRPNPRNSNKKKKKIIKNVHLFYHQ, encoded by the coding sequence ATGGGGAAAGGAGATAAAAAAACTAGAAGAGGAAAAATAAGAAATAAAACTTATGGAAATCTTCGTCCAAATCCAAGAAATTCCAACAAAAAGAAAAAAAAAATAATTAAAAATGTTCATCTTTTTTATCACCAGTAA
- a CDS encoding dephospho-CoA kinase produces MITIISSQKNIIKRIIKRDNLNENQIINRLKNQISNKKRKKRSNLIIHNYLSTYHLKNQAKKTHRLLKKLIIQKNQYGERR; encoded by the coding sequence ATTATTACTATAATTTCATCCCAAAAAAATATAATCAAAAGAATAATAAAAAGAGATAATTTAAATGAAAATCAAATTATAAATCGTTTAAAAAATCAAATATCTAATAAGAAAAGAAAAAAAAGATCTAATCTTATTATTCATAATTATTTATCTACGTATCATTTAAAAAATCAAGCAAAAAAAACACATCGATTATTAAAAAAACTAATTATACAAAAAAATCAATATGGGGAAAGGAGATAA
- a CDS encoding DEAD/DEAH box helicase, with product MKTFQEYGLLNKNIIQAIEELGFKYPTPIQDKVIPFLLSSKKDIIALAQTGTGKTAAFGLPIIQQINIKSNFTQSLILCPTRELCIQITRDLCRFSKFSSLIKIVSLYGGANINSQIQSLKKQTHIVVGTPGRIIDLIQRKKLFFDKIKCLVLDEADEMLNMGFKDELDSIIEKLPKKRQSLLFSATMSRYINVIAHKYLTDPVEIVTGKKNIGSDDVKHVYYIIENLNKKYLTLKRIVDINPDIFGIIFCNTKKETKEIAESLIKDGYNVDALHGDLSQTQRESVMNRFRNKNLQFLVATDVAARGLDVNNITHIINYNLPKESEIYVHRSGRTGRAGNTGISVCIIQYKEIKNLREFEKKLGKNFDRIMVPTGEEICEKQLFFFVEKIKKVIVDEKIMNKFLPEIQKKLEFFDKKELIKRFSWIKFNHFMNFYKNSQDLNPIFYKKTQNKKRIFLRTKKFKKESFSKLFLNIGSKDKLTKLGLINLINQAVNKSRINIGHIEILSNSSLFEVEKRYRDKILIGMSRISHLGRPLSIEIKN from the coding sequence ATGAAAACATTTCAAGAATACGGTCTTCTCAACAAGAATATAATTCAAGCTATAGAAGAACTTGGTTTTAAGTATCCAACTCCGATACAAGATAAAGTAATTCCTTTTTTATTGTCTTCAAAAAAAGATATTATAGCATTAGCTCAAACTGGAACAGGAAAAACAGCAGCTTTTGGTCTTCCCATTATTCAACAAATAAATATTAAATCCAATTTTACTCAATCTTTAATTTTGTGTCCTACAAGAGAATTGTGTATACAAATTACACGAGATCTTTGTCGTTTTTCAAAATTTTCATCATTGATAAAAATTGTTTCATTATATGGAGGTGCTAACATTAATTCTCAAATTCAATCTTTGAAAAAACAAACTCATATCGTAGTTGGAACTCCAGGAAGAATTATTGATTTAATCCAAAGAAAAAAATTATTTTTTGATAAAATTAAATGTTTAGTACTTGATGAAGCCGATGAAATGCTAAATATGGGATTTAAAGATGAATTAGATTCTATAATAGAAAAATTACCAAAAAAAAGACAAAGTCTCTTATTTTCGGCTACAATGTCTAGATATATAAACGTTATAGCTCATAAATATTTAACAGATCCTGTAGAAATTGTTACAGGTAAAAAAAATATAGGTTCAGATGATGTAAAACATGTTTATTATATAATTGAAAATTTAAATAAAAAATATTTAACCTTAAAAAGGATTGTAGATATTAATCCTGATATTTTTGGTATTATATTTTGCAATACTAAAAAAGAAACTAAAGAAATAGCCGAATCTTTAATAAAAGATGGTTATAACGTAGACGCTTTACATGGAGATCTTTCGCAAACACAACGCGAGTCTGTGATGAATAGATTTAGAAACAAAAATTTGCAATTTCTTGTAGCAACAGATGTTGCTGCTCGTGGATTAGATGTAAATAATATTACTCATATTATTAATTATAATCTCCCAAAAGAAAGTGAAATTTATGTTCATAGAAGTGGACGTACTGGAAGAGCTGGAAATACAGGAATTTCGGTTTGTATTATTCAATACAAAGAAATTAAAAATTTAAGAGAATTTGAAAAAAAACTTGGAAAAAATTTTGACCGAATCATGGTTCCTACTGGAGAAGAAATATGCGAAAAACAATTATTTTTTTTTGTAGAAAAGATAAAAAAAGTAATTGTTGATGAAAAAATAATGAATAAATTCCTTCCTGAAATACAAAAAAAATTAGAATTTTTTGATAAAAAAGAATTAATAAAACGTTTTTCCTGGATAAAATTCAATCATTTTATGAATTTTTATAAAAATTCTCAAGATTTAAATCCTATTTTTTATAAAAAAACACAAAATAAAAAAAGAATTTTTTTAAGAACAAAAAAATTTAAGAAAGAATCTTTCTCAAAACTTTTTTTAAATATCGGATCTAAAGATAAACTGACAAAATTAGGATTAATAAATTTAATCAATCAAGCTGTTAATAAATCACGTATTAATATTGGTCATATAGAAATTTTATCAAATTCTTCATTATTTGAAGTGGAAAAACGTTATAGAGATAAAATATTAATAGGAATGAGTAGAATAAGTCATCTAGGAAGACCCCTTTCGATAGAAATTAAAAACTGA